Genomic window (Escherichia fergusonii ATCC 35469):
GAAGTGGATATCAGCCGCCGCACCAGCCTCGATTCGCCGCTGCCGGTGCAGGTGCTGGAAGCCAGCCCGAAAGGTCACTACACCCAATTAGTCGTGCAGCCGCTGGGGTGGTATGAAGATCCGCTCACCGTGGTAATGCGTGGTGATGATGCGCCGGTGCGCGGCGATCGTTTGTTCGTCGGGCTGCAACATGCGCGACTGTATAACGGCGACGAGCGTATTGAAACCCGCGATGAGGAACTTGCTCTCGCACAAAGCGCCTGATAGGTTGAGTGAATGTTAAACGCCCGGAGGCGCTTCCCGCGATCCGGGCTTTTTAATGGCAAGGTTTTGTAACCTGTAGGCCTGATAAGACGCGTAAACGTCGCATCAGGCAACACCACTTATGGACAGAGATCGTGAGTACATTAGAACAAACAATAGGCAATACGCCTCTGGTGAAATTACAACGAATGGGGCCGGATAACGGCAGTGAAGTGTGGTTAAAGCTGGAAGGCAATAATCCGGCCGGTTCGGTGAAAGATCGTGCGGCGCTTTCGATGATCGTCGAGGCGGAAAAGCGCGGGGAAATTAAACCGGGTGATGTGTTAATCGAAGCCACCAGTGGTAACACCGGGATTGCGCTGGCAATGATCGCTGCGCTAAAAGGCTATCGCATGAAATTGCTGATGCCCGATAACATGAGCCAGGAGCGTCGCGCGGCGATGCGTGCCTACGGTGCGGAGCTGATTCTGGTCACCAAAGAGCAGGGCATGGAAGGTGCGCGCGATCTGGCGCTGGAGATGGCGAATCGTGGCGAAGGCAAGCTGCTCGATCAGTTTAATAATCCCGATAATCCTTATGCGCATTACACCACCACCGGGCCGGAAATCTGGCAGCAAACCGGCGGTCGCATTACCCATTTTGTCTCCAGCATGGGGACGACCGGTACGATTACCGGCGTGTCGCGCTTTATGCGCGAGCAATCCAAACCGGTGGCGATTGTCGGCCTGCAGCCGGAAGAGGGCAGCAGCATTCCCGGCATTCGTCGCTGGCCTGAGGAATATCTGCCAGGCATCTTCAATGCTTCGCTGGTGGATGAGGTGCTGGATATTCATCAGCGCGATGCGGAAAACACCATGCGCGAACTGGCAGTGCGGGAAGGGATTTTCTGCGGTGTCAGTTCTGGCGGCGCGGTTGCCGGAGCACTGCGGGTGGCAAAAGCCAACCCCGGCGCTGTAGTGGTGGCGATCATCTGCGATCGCGGCGATCGCTACCTTTCTACCGGGGTGTTTGGGGAAGAGCACTTTAGTCAGGGGGCGGGGATTTAAGATTATTGTGCAGGCACCGTTTTATCCGTCTGCGCAATTAACGCATGTAAAAAAGGTTGCGCGTTTTCATCGCTCTTACCGGGCATCTTCACGATATACGGCTTCCCGCTAATCGATGATGACGAAGCAACCTTATCAATAAATTGCTCAGCAGTATCAATACGATTACGGGTATTGCCCAGCTTCAGACGCAAATGGGAAACCGCTTCATCGCAGGTATGTTCATCGCCGTTGCGCACAAATATCAAATCCTTTTTCTGTGCTAATCCCTCCAGCATGGCGTTGATGCGGGCTTCTTCGTGGGCGGTTAACTTCGCGTATGCAGGGAGTGTCATGAGCAGCGTTATTAAAAGACAAATGATTTTCTTCACTGAATTACCTTATCCTTGTGTGGTGATAGCCGATTTGACTGCCAGAATCAGGTAAAGTTTCGGTTGGAATACGATGAGGATCATCGGCAAGGAGAAAAAATTAAATGAGTAGTTTGTTGTTGTTTAACGATAAGAGCAGGGCATTGCAGGCGGATATCGTCGCCGTGCAGTCGCAGGTAGTGTACGGCAGCGTAGGCAACAGCATTGCCGTGCCTGCTATTAAACAGAACGGCCTGAATGTCTTTGCCGTGCCGACGGTATTGCTGAGCAATACGCCGCATTATGACACGTTCTACGGCGGTGCGATTCCGGACGAATGGTTTAGCGGCTATTTGCGTGCGCTTCAGGAGCGCGATGCGCTGCGCCAGCTGCGCGC
Coding sequences:
- the cysM gene encoding cysteine synthase B — encoded protein: MSTLEQTIGNTPLVKLQRMGPDNGSEVWLKLEGNNPAGSVKDRAALSMIVEAEKRGEIKPGDVLIEATSGNTGIALAMIAALKGYRMKLLMPDNMSQERRAAMRAYGAELILVTKEQGMEGARDLALEMANRGEGKLLDQFNNPDNPYAHYTTTGPEIWQQTGGRITHFVSSMGTTGTITGVSRFMREQSKPVAIVGLQPEEGSSIPGIRRWPEEYLPGIFNASLVDEVLDIHQRDAENTMRELAVREGIFCGVSSGGAVAGALRVAKANPGAVVVAIICDRGDRYLSTGVFGEEHFSQGAGI
- a CDS encoding YfeK family protein, with the protein product MKKIICLLITLLMTLPAYAKLTAHEEARINAMLEGLAQKKDLIFVRNGDEHTCDEAVSHLRLKLGNTRNRIDTAEQFIDKVASSSSISGKPYIVKMPGKSDENAQPFLHALIAQTDKTVPAQ